A stretch of Besnoitia besnoiti strain Bb-Ger1 chromosome Unknown contig00015, whole genome shotgun sequence DNA encodes these proteins:
- a CDS encoding NTPase II (encoded by transcript BESB_028410), whose amino-acid sequence MAQRAKELMEQLETDAVGILDARLTEEEKIQVRSRGIPVLFYSTAGIRDFHKKWYREALFVVLRAVINEPTHELGYKFFTNTHWSHPITGAKEGFYAFLTLNPPEAAGRRRDDVLPR is encoded by the coding sequence atggcgcagcgcgcgaaggaacTCATGGAGCAACTGGAGACCGATGCCGTCGGCATTTTGGACGCGCGGCTgacggaggaagagaagatCCAAGTTCGCTCCCGGGGGATCCCCGTCCTCTTCTACAGCACAGCAGGCATCCGCGACTTCCACAAGAAGTGGTACCGCGAAGCCCTCTTTGtcgtcctgcgcgccgtcATCAACGAACCCACACATGAGCTCGGATACAAGTTCTTCACCAACACGCACTGGTCGCATCCCATCACAGGTGCTAAGGAGGGGTTCTACGCATTCCTCACGCTCAATCCTCCCGAAGCGGCtgggagaagacgcgacgaCGTGCTACCTCGATGA
- a CDS encoding GDA1/CD39 (nucleoside phosphatase) family protein (encoded by transcript BESB_028420), whose translation MPRGGRIHPREPYFSPARQRRGGVICFESFDQVFKFASSSSPMVITGGAMYADISPLQGLGLPFSDFRGSAHELSEAARKFCRGTVGSSPSVPVVRVAEADEKLNGLKCDLCKTLALTASLLAHMEKGEHRPLPSRGRKHQQARRQTARGTWLACGRHPPTSLVHREVGSRCL comes from the coding sequence ATGCCTCGCGGAGGTCGAATCCATCCTCGCGAGCCTTACTTTTCCCCTGCCCGCCAACGTCGAGGCGGCGTCATCTGCTTCGAGTCCTTCGACCAGGTGTTCAAgttcgcctcgtcctcctcgcccatGGTTATCACAGGAGGCGCCATGTACGCGGACATCAGTCCACTGCAGGGGCTCGGCCTGCCGTTCAGCGACTTCAGGGGCAGCGCTCACGAGCTGTCTGAGGCCGCGCGCAAGTTCTGCAGGGGGACGGTCGGCTCCAGCCCGTCTGTGCCCGTCGTCAGAGTTGCAGAGGCTGACGAGAAGCTCAACGGCCTGAAATGCGACTTGTGCAAAACGCTTGCGCTCACGGCTTCGCTTCTGGCGCACATGGAAAAAGGCGAGCACCGCCCTCTTCCATCTCGTGGGAGAAAGCATCAGCAGGCCAGACGGCAAACCGCTCGTGGAACTTGGCTGGCATGTGGGCGCCATCCTCCAACAAGTCTTGTTCACCGAGAGGTGGGCTCACGCTGCCTATGA